One window from the genome of Palaemon carinicauda isolate YSFRI2023 chromosome 24, ASM3689809v2, whole genome shotgun sequence encodes:
- the LOC137618386 gene encoding craniofacial development protein 2-like produces MNQIGKLQQVESEFMKCNLDILALSETRCKGIVFYAPTNASHEERKDTYNEELQIVIDEIPDRDMKIVIGDFNSNVRRNNQGIENVMGVEDLGEGVNENGAHFISFCSANNLVIGGSLFQHKDIHKYTWISPRGNYKNRIDHIGINKEIRRTQRNVRSYTVADIDSNHQLLIATLKLKQKAPSRNVDRIPRFDTTKLLEEKHRETFAIECRIDFQS; encoded by the exons atgaatcagattgggaagttacagcaagtggagagtgaatttatgaaatgtaatttGGATATCTTAGCTctgagtgaaacacgttgtaaggggattg TTTTCTATGCGCCAACAAATGCTTCCCATGAAGAACGGAAAGATACATACAATGAAGAACTGCAgattgtaatagatgagattccagatagagatatgaaaattgtgattggcgacttcaattctaatgttagaaggaataatcaagggatagagaatgtgatgggtgtcgaggatcTTGGCGAAGGTGTAAATGAGAATGGAgctcatttcataagtttctgttcagcaaacaatcttgtcattggaggttctctttttcagcacaaggacatccacaaatatacatggatttcaccacgAGGCAATTACAAAAATAGAATAGATCACATTGGcattaataaagagataaggaggactcagagaaatgtaagaagctatacagtTGCAGATATTGATAgcaatcaccagctcctcattgccacactgaaattaaaacagaaagcaccaagtagaaatgtagatagaatacctaggtttgatacaactaagcttttagaagaaaagcacagagaaacatttgctatcGAATGTagaatcgattttcagtcttag